One segment of Rosa chinensis cultivar Old Blush chromosome 6, RchiOBHm-V2, whole genome shotgun sequence DNA contains the following:
- the LOC121049973 gene encoding glycine-rich RNA-binding protein 3, mitochondrial-like gives MATNRAAVSSPPQRRRTMSALEARISLVTALATQASSVSQQHKFLGILWDIDTDVLREYMSKYGELEDCIVMKERSTGRSRGFGYVTFASAEDAKSVSLSEHFLL, from the exons ATGGCCACCAACCGCGCAGCCGTATCTTCTCCGCCGCAGCGAAGAAGGACCATGTCCGCTCTCGAAGCCCGAATCTCCCTCGTCACTGCTCTCGCCACCCAAGCCTCCTCCGTCTCCCAgcaacataaat TTTTGGGCATTCTATGGGATATTGATACAGATGTGTTGAGAGAGTATATGAGCAAATATGGGGAATTGGAGGATTGTATTGTAATGAAG GAGCGATCAACTGGCCGATCTCGTGGATTTGGATATGTAACGTTTGCATCAGCTGAGGATGCCAAG AGCGTGTCATTAAGTGAGCACTTTCTTTTGTAA
- the LOC112170975 gene encoding uncharacterized protein LOC112170975: MEKLVADLGIQFLHSTPYYAQFNGQAEASNKIIITLLKKMLTENPFLPLEINVQSLRVQDQHHLIGEDYVQAMWQEHEDLSEQRLAALDNLVLEKQRVARAYDKRTRDRNYKEGELIWKAVLPFGEKLTGRCKWTPRWEGPFVIHKILDQGAFQLMNLDGEIHRNPINGRFLKKYYPNVWEFEDLPVTPASMTGGQT, from the exons ATGGAGAAGCTGGTAGCTGACTTGGGTATCCAGTTCCTTCATTCTACCCCGTATTATGCCCAGTTTAATGGCCAGGCTGAGGCTAGTAACAAGATTATCATCACCCTTCTGAAGAAGATGCTCACGGAGAATCCTT TTCTACCTTTGGAGATCAATGTTCAATCTCTGCGAGTCCAGGACCAACATCATCTGATTGGCGAGGATTATGTCCAGGCCATGTGGCAAGAGCATGAAGACTTGAGTGAACAGCGTCTGGCGGCCTTGGATAACTTAGTACTCGAAAAACAACGAGTTGCTCGGGCCTATGATAAGCGGACACGCGACCGCAACTACAAGGAGGGTGAACTCATCTGGAAGGCAGTGCTTCCGTTCGGTGAGAAATTAACCGGCCGCTGCAAATGGACTCCGCGCTGGGAGGGACCCTTTGTCATTCATAAGATTCTTGACCAGGGGGCATTTCAACTTATGAATTTGGATGGCGAAATTCATCGTAATCCTATTAACGGCAGATTCTTGAAGAAGTATTATCCCAACGTGTGGGAGTTTGAAGATCTGCCAGTTACACCAGCCTCCATGACAGGGGGCCAAACATAG